One segment of Borrelia anserina Es DNA contains the following:
- a CDS encoding isochorismatase family protein: MRIFSSSFLRNASLILVDIQNDFLQSGALSVPHANEIIPLINQLQKCFEHTVATKDWHCENHISFLNNDNLKGWPKHCIQNTWGAEFPKDLNIEKVRAVFLKGQDKNEDSYSGFYNDSEKKKTTGLLEYLRSNSIYTVFVVGLTLDFCVKQTIIDAHHLGFQSYLITDATKSISPFPELIITELKNIGILTCLASDIFDNLDLT; the protein is encoded by the coding sequence ATGAGAATATTCTCTAGTTCGTTTTTAAGGAATGCTTCGTTAATCCTAGTAGATATCCAAAATGATTTTTTACAATCAGGAGCTCTATCTGTTCCCCATGCTAATGAAATCATTCCTTTGATAAACCAGCTTCAAAAGTGTTTTGAGCATACTGTTGCAACCAAAGATTGGCACTGTGAGAACCACATAAGTTTTCTAAACAACGATAATCTTAAGGGCTGGCCTAAACATTGCATTCAAAATACATGGGGAGCAGAATTTCCAAAGGATCTAAATATCGAAAAAGTAAGAGCTGTTTTTCTAAAAGGACAAGATAAAAATGAAGATAGTTACAGTGGATTTTACAATGATTCTGAGAAGAAAAAAACAACAGGTCTTCTGGAATATCTTCGATCCAATTCAATTTACACAGTATTTGTAGTAGGCTTGACATTAGATTTTTGTGTGAAACAAACAATCATAGATGCCCATCACTTAGGATTTCAGTCTTATTTAATTACTGACGCCACGAAGAGTATATCTCCTTTTCCCGAGCTTATAATTACAGAACTTAAAAATATCGGTATATTAACCTGTTTAGCAAGCGATATTTTCGATAATCTCGATTTGACATAA